From a single Saimiri boliviensis isolate mSaiBol1 chromosome 15, mSaiBol1.pri, whole genome shotgun sequence genomic region:
- the KCNS2 gene encoding delayed-rectifier potassium channel regulatory subunit KCNS2, which yields MTGQSLWDVSEANVEDGEIRINVGGFKRRLRSHTLLRFPETRLGRLLLCHSREAILELCDDYDDVQREFYFDRNPELFPYVLHFYHTGKLHVMAELCVFSFSQEIEYWGINEFFIDSCCSYSYHGRKVEPEQEKWDEQSDQESTTSSFDEILAFYNDASKFDGQPLGNFRRQLWLALDNPGYSVLSRVFSILSILVVMGSIITMCLNSLPDFQIPDSQGNPGEDPRFEIVEHFGIAWFTFELVARFAVAPDFLKFFRNALNLIDLMSIVPFYITLVVNLVVESTPTLANLGRVAQVLRLMRIFRILKLARHSTGLRSLGATLKYSYKEVGLLLLYLSVGISIFSVVAYTIEKEENEGLATIPACWWWATVSMTTVGYGDVVPGTTAGKLTASACILAGILVVVLPITLIFNKFSHFYRRQKQLESAMRSCDFGDGMKEVPSVNLRDYYAHKVKSLMASLTNMSGSSPSELSLNDSLH from the coding sequence ATGACCGGCCAGAGCCTGTGGGACGTGTCTGAGGCCAACGTCGAGGACGGGGAGATCCGCATCAACGTGGGCGGCTTCAAGAGGAGGCTGCGCTCGCACACACTGCTGCGCTTCCCCGAGACGCGCCTGGGCCGTCTGCTGCTCTGCCACTCGCGCGAGGCCATTCTGGAGCTCTGCGATGACTACGACGACGTCCAGCGGGAGTTCTACTTCGACCGCAACCCCGAGCTCTTCCCCTACGTGCTCCATTTCTATCACACCGGCAAGCTTCACGTCATGGCCGAGTTGTGCGTCTTCTCCTTCAGCCAGGAGATTGAGTACTGGGGCATCAACGAGTTCTTCATTGACTCTTGCTGCAGCTACAGCTACCATGGCCGCAAAGTGGAGCCCGAGCAGGAGAAGTGGGACGAGCAGAGTGACCAGGAGAGCACCACCTCTTCCTTCGATGAGATCCTTGCCTTCTACAACGACGCCTCCAAGTTCGATGGGCAGCCCCTTGGCAACTTCCGCAGGCAACTGTGGCTGGCGCTGGACAACCCTGGCTACTCAGTGCTGAGCAGGGTCTTCAGCATCCTGTCCATCCTGGTGGTGATGGGGTCCATCATCACCATGTGCCTCAATAGCCTGCCCGACTTCCAAATCCCTGACAGCCAGGGCAACCCTGGCGAAGACCCTAGGTTCGAAATCGTGGAGCACTTTGGCATTGCCTGGTTCACGTTTGAGCTGGTAGCCAGGTTCGCTGTGGCCCCTGATTTCCTCAAGTTCTTCAGGAATGCCCTAAACCTTATCGACCTCATGTCCATTGTCCCCTTTTACATCACTCTGGTGGTGAACCTCGTGGTGGAGAGCACACCTACCTTAGCCAACTTGGGCAGGGTGGCCCAGGTCCTGAGACTGATGCGGATCTTCCGCATCTTAAAGCTGGCCAGGCACTCCACCGGCCTTCGCTCCCTGGGGGCCACTTTGAAATACAGTTACAAAGAAGTAGGGCTGCTCTTGCTCTACCTCTCCGTGGGGATTTCCATCTTCTCTGTGGTGGCCTACACCATTGAAAAGGAGGAGAACGAGGGCCTGGCCACCATCCCTGCCTGCTGGTGGTGGGCTACTGTCAGTATGACCACAGTGGGGTATGGTGATGTGGTCCCCGGGACCACGGCAGGGAAGCTGACTGCCTCTGCCTGCATCTTGGCAGGCATCCTCGTGGTGGTCCTGCCCATCACCTTGATCTTCAATAAGTTCTCCCACTTTTACCGGCGCCAAAAGCAACTTGAGAGTGCCATGCGCAGCTGTGACTTTGGAGATGGAATGAAGGAGGTCCCTTCGGTCAATTTAAGGGACTATTATGCCCATAAAGTTAAATCCCTCATGGCAAGCCTGACGAACATGAGTGGGAGCTCACCAAGTGAACTCAGTTTAAATGATTCCCTACATTAG